The following proteins come from a genomic window of Gimesia chilikensis:
- a CDS encoding glycosyltransferase family 2 protein: MSLSVIVIVKNEESTIRECLASVAWADEIIVLDSGSTDQTVAICKEYTEHVYETDWPGFGPQKNRALEYASNEWVLSIDADERISYDLQTEIKRVIQMPKRYDAYSMPRRSNYCGRYMKHSGWWPDHVVRLFRRGKAEFSDDLVHERIVVQGRVGKLKEPIIHESLLTLEQILNTMNSYSTAGAKMMAEEQQQASLCKAICHGTWTFIRTYFLRAGFLDGKEGFMLAISNAEGTYYRYLKLMVLNREKQEEL; this comes from the coding sequence ATGTCGTTATCGGTTATCGTCATTGTTAAAAACGAAGAATCTACGATTCGCGAGTGCCTGGCGTCGGTTGCCTGGGCAGATGAAATCATCGTTCTGGATTCCGGCAGTACCGACCAGACGGTCGCCATCTGCAAGGAATACACAGAGCACGTTTACGAAACCGACTGGCCCGGCTTTGGACCTCAGAAAAACCGCGCACTCGAATACGCCTCGAATGAGTGGGTCCTGTCGATCGATGCTGACGAACGAATCTCTTACGACCTGCAGACCGAAATCAAACGCGTCATCCAGATGCCCAAACGCTACGATGCCTATTCCATGCCCCGCCGATCCAACTACTGCGGGCGATACATGAAGCATAGTGGCTGGTGGCCCGATCATGTGGTGCGCCTCTTTCGCCGGGGCAAAGCCGAATTCAGCGACGACCTGGTCCATGAGCGGATTGTCGTGCAGGGCAGGGTGGGCAAACTCAAGGAACCCATCATTCACGAATCTCTGCTCACGCTGGAACAGATTCTGAATACGATGAATTCCTATTCTACCGCGGGTGCGAAAATGATGGCAGAAGAACAGCAGCAGGCCAGCCTGTGCAAGGCCATCTGTCACGGCACGTGGACCTTTATCCGCACCTACTTTCTGCGGGCCGGTTTTCTGGACGGGAAAGAAGGTTTCATGCTGGCGATATCCAACGCGGAAGGCACCTACTATCGGTACCTGAAGCTGATGGTTCTCAACCGGGAAAAACAGGAAGAGCTCTGA
- a CDS encoding glycosyltransferase family 2 protein, giving the protein MAGLAVVITTYNWPTALEAVLAGYLSQQRAPDELLIADDGSRDETRTVIEAFQATAPFTVKHIWHPDEGFRAGAIRNRAIEAAEADYIVFTDGDCIPAPWFLAQHEQLAEAGWFLSGNRVLLSESFSKRVLEENLPVEVWTWAQWFAARREGSINRLLPLCRLPLGRHYRHRTARQWEGAKTCNLSAWKADLLAVNGFDEDYTGWGMEDSDLVLRLIRNGVFHKDARFAAPVFHLWHPENSRDQLEENQRRLKQLIETDRIQARIGIAQARTA; this is encoded by the coding sequence ATGGCCGGACTTGCTGTCGTCATTACCACCTACAACTGGCCCACTGCCCTGGAGGCAGTGCTGGCAGGTTATCTGAGTCAGCAGCGTGCGCCGGATGAACTGCTCATCGCCGACGACGGTTCCCGGGACGAAACCCGAACGGTCATCGAAGCATTCCAGGCGACAGCACCGTTCACCGTCAAACACATCTGGCACCCCGATGAAGGCTTCCGCGCAGGAGCAATCCGGAATCGGGCCATCGAAGCTGCCGAGGCCGACTACATCGTCTTCACCGACGGGGACTGCATTCCCGCTCCCTGGTTCCTGGCCCAACACGAACAGCTCGCGGAAGCTGGCTGGTTTCTGTCGGGGAACCGGGTACTGCTGTCAGAATCATTTTCAAAACGGGTACTGGAAGAGAATCTGCCCGTGGAAGTCTGGACCTGGGCACAATGGTTCGCCGCCCGACGCGAGGGGAGTATCAACCGTCTGCTGCCTTTGTGCCGTCTGCCCCTGGGACGACATTACCGTCACCGGACTGCCCGGCAGTGGGAAGGCGCCAAGACCTGTAATCTCTCCGCCTGGAAGGCAGACCTGCTCGCCGTGAATGGCTTCGACGAAGACTACACCGGCTGGGGCATGGAAGATTCCGACCTCGTCCTGCGTCTGATCCGTAACGGAGTGTTTCACAAAGACGCCCGTTTTGCAGCCCCCGTGTTTCACCTCTGGCACCCGGAGAATTCGCGGGATCAACTGGAAGAAAATCAGCGGCGACTCAAACAGTTGATCGAGACCGATCGCATTCAGGCTCGCATTGGCATCGCTCAGGCACGAACTGCCTGA
- a CDS encoding arylsulfatase, whose translation MRAIFQLVTCTLLLLVTFTDCRADSTDTRKPNVVLVITDDQGYGDIAAHGNKMIQTPNLDQLYRQSLHLTNFHVDPTCAPTRSALMTGHYSTRTGVWHTIMGRSLMNTNEVTLAEVMQSNGYKTGMFGKWHLGDNYPLRPQDQGFETVVQHGGGGVTQTPDYWQNDYFDDTYLRNGKPEKFKGYCTDVWFQEALNFIETNKSEPFFAYISTNAPHSPYLVDPKYSAPYERKGVSKQMAAFYGMITNIDENMGLLERRLKDWGLDENTILIFMTDNGTAAGFKRPQPEDLSKKQQRRLSKGKPIVLESWPGFNAGMRGTKGSEYDGGHRVPCFIRWPAGKLDGGRDITQLSAHIDILPTLAELCHLTISSELKLDGTSLVPILKGKKDALRNRTLIVHSQRIETPEKWRKSSVMTERWRLVNQTELYDIQHDPGQTKNIASEFPGVVKYLSAEYEKWWESLKPRFTEYVAIGVGSRFENPAHLTCHDWHAPIQQVPWNHQQIAKNPIANGFWIVNVEAPGTYEITLRCRPESAHHPLKKGVARIQIGDQKLQQDIDEGDLSTTFTLDLTKGQKKLQTWLDEGNGVSRGAFFVEIFRKETP comes from the coding sequence ATGCGAGCGATTTTTCAGCTTGTGACCTGCACCCTGCTGCTACTGGTCACCTTCACCGACTGTCGCGCTGACAGTACCGACACCAGAAAGCCGAACGTTGTTCTGGTCATCACAGATGATCAGGGATACGGGGATATCGCCGCGCATGGGAACAAGATGATCCAGACGCCAAACCTGGATCAACTGTATCGCCAGAGTCTGCATCTGACCAACTTCCATGTCGACCCGACCTGTGCGCCGACCCGCTCTGCTTTGATGACCGGACATTACTCCACGCGGACCGGCGTCTGGCATACGATCATGGGTCGCTCGCTGATGAATACCAATGAGGTCACCCTGGCTGAAGTGATGCAGAGTAACGGCTACAAGACCGGCATGTTCGGGAAATGGCACCTCGGTGACAATTATCCGCTGCGTCCCCAGGACCAGGGATTTGAAACCGTCGTGCAGCATGGCGGCGGGGGAGTCACACAGACGCCGGACTACTGGCAGAACGATTACTTCGACGACACTTACCTGCGGAACGGCAAGCCGGAAAAATTCAAAGGCTATTGCACGGACGTCTGGTTCCAGGAAGCGCTGAACTTCATCGAGACGAACAAGTCGGAACCGTTCTTTGCTTACATCTCGACCAATGCCCCTCACAGTCCGTACCTGGTTGATCCCAAATACAGCGCTCCTTACGAGCGGAAAGGTGTGTCAAAGCAGATGGCCGCCTTTTACGGCATGATCACCAACATCGATGAAAACATGGGACTGCTGGAACGACGTCTCAAAGATTGGGGACTCGATGAGAACACGATCCTAATCTTCATGACCGATAACGGCACCGCAGCCGGTTTTAAACGTCCCCAGCCGGAAGACCTTTCCAAGAAACAGCAGCGACGGCTTTCCAAAGGCAAACCGATCGTGCTGGAATCGTGGCCCGGTTTTAACGCGGGCATGCGGGGTACGAAGGGTTCAGAATACGACGGCGGACATCGCGTTCCCTGTTTTATTCGCTGGCCGGCCGGCAAACTGGACGGGGGGCGGGATATCACCCAGCTCTCGGCTCATATTGACATCCTCCCCACACTGGCCGAACTCTGTCACCTGACGATCTCCAGCGAACTCAAGCTGGACGGCACGAGCCTGGTGCCTATCCTCAAGGGGAAGAAAGACGCGTTGCGTAATCGGACTCTGATCGTCCACTCTCAACGGATTGAGACGCCGGAGAAGTGGCGGAAATCTTCGGTGATGACCGAGCGCTGGCGACTGGTAAACCAGACGGAGTTGTATGACATCCAACACGATCCCGGTCAGACCAAGAACATTGCGTCCGAATTTCCCGGCGTGGTGAAGTATCTGTCTGCGGAATACGAAAAGTGGTGGGAGAGCCTGAAGCCCCGCTTCACTGAATACGTGGCGATCGGCGTCGGTTCCCGGTTTGAGAACCCAGCCCACCTGACTTGTCACGACTGGCACGCTCCGATTCAACAGGTCCCCTGGAATCATCAGCAGATCGCGAAGAACCCGATTGCCAACGGCTTCTGGATTGTCAACGTAGAAGCGCCCGGCACGTATGAAATCACCCTGCGATGCCGACCGGAATCGGCCCATCATCCACTGAAAAAGGGTGTCGCCCGGATCCAGATTGGTGATCAGAAACTGCAGCAGGACATCGATGAAGGCGATCTTTCCACGACCTTCACCCTGGACCTGACGAAGGGACAGAAGAAGCTGCAGACCTGGCTGGATGAAGGGAATGGCGTCTCACGGGGTGCCTTCTTCGTCGAGATTTTCCGCAAAGAAACGCCGTAA